DNA from Prunus persica cultivar Lovell chromosome G6, Prunus_persica_NCBIv2, whole genome shotgun sequence:
ggatgaCAAGGGCTCGTGCATCCATCTTAATTATACACTGGTTTAATTTCTGGCTTGGAAAACTTACAAGAGATGGCTTGTGGAAGAAGAGTTGAGGCCTGATAAATCTGTCCACGCATTCAAATTGCCACCCCAGAACTGATTATTGTTGTTTTCAGAAATATTAGTACCCAAAGAAGGTCTTGTCAAACTAAGCCCACGATTGTCTTCAACTTTCACTGGAGGGGGCAGGTGATCATCAGTATTATTAACCCTAGAATTATTAGCAGCCATAGGATCAGTCGgtgcttgatgatgatgatcaacTCCTTGATCAGCAGTTTGAAATTGGTATAAACCTGTTGAGGGTGATGAATCAAACCCAGAACCACCCAAGAATGGAATTTGCTGCAAATTCAAATTGCGCCACTGGTTATCTCCTCCTAATATTCCACCATTTAAATTGTTAATATTATTGCCTCCTATCTGATGAAATTGGAACCCCATATGATGGTGGTGATCAGTCTGTCCCTGCTGGATCTCATTGAAGTTTAATCCCATGTTCCCAGCTCCACCATAACGTCCAAGACTTTGGATTGTTGAGGCCAGAAATGGCAGGGATTGATGAGTTGGCGGTGGCAGTTGTGACAAATGACTATCAATCATATGATGATCAGATGAGTTGGAACCTGTTTGAATATGATCGGTACTTGTGGCTGCTGGAGATTTGgacctgctgctgctgctgctgttgcttttgcttttcttgtttcgGCGACATCCTCCTCCGACTGGAACATTCCTTAGGGCACCTCCTCGGGTCCAGTAACGCCGACATGTCTTGCAGAAGTGGCGAGGCTGAGAGAGGCTGTAGTTATTGAAGTAGCAAAACTTGGTGTTGGTGGACTCACACCTCGGACACTTGAGGGCGGTTTCTGGCTGTGGAATCTTTGCCATACGGGCTCGATCAGACATCGAACTGGGTCTGATGGAGCCCGGGCCACCACCACCAGTACTCCCTTGGCCACCGACATGAGTGAGTGGCGGCAGAGGCAGCGGTGGAAGCTCGAGTGGGTTTTCATTTCCAGTAGTAGTACTTCCCAGTGGATGATGATTTGGTTGCTGCAAGATAATAAAAATCCAAAGTAACTATGAGTTAAGCATAAGGAACATATATTTCTGGTATATTCACAAAGAGATATATATCACGAAGGAATAGGAATAAATATATCTTTTgaatttgctttttttttgttcttccctTTTCTGTTTTGGTGAAGATAGAAGGTGTTGATGGAAAAACTGGAGCTAGAGAAAACCTCACCTGGTGCCAATTGGGAGGATCTAAATAGACTGGAATAGATGAGAAAACCATGGTGTTTgatctttatttcttttataaagtTTGATGGGTCTTTAGGAAATATGGTGGTGGAGAATCACACCAAGGGAATACCAgagccaagaaagaaagaaagaaagaaagaaagaaagagagagaaaagagaaagcaaagaGAGGAGGAAAGCAAGGGAGAGgcttttgtatatttttgcttttattcCCTCATTCtcatctctttttgttttattatatatttagggttttgagtgGACGAAATTTCTTCGCATTTAAGCTTTCTTTTGAGATGCTGCGGACTGTGATTTAATTAGTGCTAAAAAAAAGCTACTTGCTGCCTGGCTCATgcaaggaagagagagaatgagagagaaagagagagatagagaacgTGGCACAGTAAAGCAAATTACAAATCACTATCTATTTGGCCCATGGTGGTGGGATCGCCACCCCCAAGTGAAGTCATCAAATTAATCCTGATTAGGAGTTGTACggaataattaatattaattatggCATTAATCCTTTTACCAACATGACTAATTTGCCATGGTAACTAACTCACCGTTGCCCTTAATCAATTGGTATCAAGTGGTAatctttttttactttgttAGAAGAGATCATCAGTTGAAGCGATAGCTTTTCAATTAgtactctttttattttatcatgcaGCACCATCAATGTAATTGAAAAACTGATGAGTGCACCTTTGAGAAAGTCTCGTGGGGAAACTCTAGTTTGCAAAATCtataaacttaaaaagaaCACTTAGACTGTGTTTGGTTTGGGAATTGTGAGTGCTTCCAAGTAATCGTTTTCTTTGTTCGGTTGAAAtagataaaattattttttcggGTTTATAAATTCGTAGCAAATAATGTAAGAATTAGATAATATAAAGTGCGTTAAAAGATGATTGAATAAGAGAAACATATGAATTCATAAGTAAGACACACTATTACAAGAAAAATGTTAAAACTCACATGTGAGAGAAAATGTCACAtaaaaaggaatttttttaatgaactgTTATTAAACTCTTAACCAAGAAGGAATGTTGACGATGTACAGTGATTATGAAAAAGAAGTATGGGTGGGACGAAGGGGATGCTAAAAGTGTGAACCACATCCACATCCTAACCTAAGATTATTTTatgctgaaaaaaaaaacaccacaaATTAAAGGTGCtaaatgttatttttcttcttcttcttctatactttagcacaaaaaaataattataaattcatattaattCCAACATGCTACATTACTGTGATAGATAAGACTCCTTTTCTTTCTAAGCAGTCAATTACGACAGACCATcgataaagaaaaaatcttTAGCGTGCCCCAAATTTTATCCATCTTTATGGCCTTTTAAGCATCACAAAATCTTCAAGTTGTCTCGCAAC
Protein-coding regions in this window:
- the LOC18771994 gene encoding dof zinc finger protein DOF2.4 encodes the protein MVFSSIPVYLDPPNWHQQPNHHPLGSTTTGNENPLELPPLPLPPLTHVGGQGSTGGGGPGSIRPSSMSDRARMAKIPQPETALKCPRCESTNTKFCYFNNYSLSQPRHFCKTCRRYWTRGGALRNVPVGGGCRRNKKSKSNSSSSSRSKSPAATSTDHIQTGSNSSDHHMIDSHLSQLPPPTHQSLPFLASTIQSLGRYGGAGNMGLNFNEIQQGQTDHHHHMGFQFHQIGGNNINNLNGGILGGDNQWRNLNLQQIPFLGGSGFDSSPSTGLYQFQTADQGVDHHHQAPTDPMAANNSRVNNTDDHLPPPVKVEDNRGLSLTRPSLGTNISENNNNQFWGGNLNAWTDLSGLNSSSTSHLL